Below is a genomic region from Raphanus sativus cultivar WK10039 chromosome 4, ASM80110v3, whole genome shotgun sequence.
TTCTTAACTAATATGAAATAGTGCTTGAATGTACCCATCAAATGTTGTATAATGGCATTCAAAATAAGAAAAGCCTTGGtcagaaaataataagaaaagcCTTGATGCGAGATTATGATTTGAGGtcatccaatttttttttcttttttttttttttttttgtaacacccaatttttttttctacctagtagtttttttatataaaaatatgtaaaaaacgTAAACAGTCCGGATGCATGTTTGCATGTGCCCAAACACCTGGAGCTGACTCAGCTTGTACAATAAACATGTATAACATGCTGCATGCCTACGTTTTTGGGGGTATCTATGTGTGCATCGTTTATCCAACTATAGTCTATAACACGTCGATCTGACTAACAAAAAAcacttttatcttcttctttttaacaccaaaaaaaaaaacttttatccCCATATTTCTAATTTATTGGTGGGTTTGGCAAGTATTTCcataaatttatagatttatgAAAATTCTGAACAAAATTAGTTTACAGTAGTAGAATagacattatttttatttggtacTCGTGTTCGTGTTGTATATGTTTTGGAAGATGGTAGTGGTCGTTatctttcctttttaaatatattaaacttttaattggGAAAATAAGAGTAAATTCATAAGCATAACGTTTAAGCAGGATCTCGTCGTCCAAGTGTAATGGCCGGCATCTTAATGCTAACACATTCTAGATTCAATTCTCCTATTGTGgaaatgaaatcatattattctGTTCATCAAAAGTGAGAATTTGTCTGTATGAATACTCGAAAAAGTACCTATCGTGAAATACACCTCCCGTCTAGAAATTAGTTCTGATTCAAATAGATTTAACTTAAGccttttttcaaacaaaaaaaaaaaaatagatttaactTTAACCTTTTTTCTTGAAAACAAAAGATGGCAACGACTTTGGATCACATTACAATATTTCAGAGAGACAAAAATGGTCGTTATTAACAAGTAATAAGTGTGCACAAAAAGAATAATaagtattttcaaataaattatatattatatatatatagtttggtttagacatttgaaaatatgaatgacgtagtatttttaaaaattttaatacaaaGTTTGGTTTATCTATTACTTATTTCAATTGCTATTAACTAtagttttcttattattgtATTAAGTTACTAGTAacctaaaaattaaatatatgtaaataatttgaaattaagatatttaaataaaatacagaaagcattaaaaatataaagaattcacaatatatatatatatgtgtgtgtgtgtgtgtgtagttttataatgatatatacagctgttataaaaaaaatgatatatacaGTTCTAAATAATTTTCAAGTAGCGTGGATGGAGCAAATTAGaattaaaatccaaaactcCTATAATCTCAAAAGAATTCAAAGATCAATTACTGAGTATATCAAAACCATATACATATCTCAATTTTATCTTGTGTCCACTTAAAAATTACATGAACTATTATTTTTTGCTTCAAACTAACTTTTGTCTAGAATTTTGGTAAGTTGGTTGAGATTATGACTAGACTAGCTAAATTTTTCTATATAATCTgaatttggaaaaataaaaatctgaatTTGGAAATAAATTTCTTACATACATTAATACATGCAAGTAATACTTAATTTCAAGTCCAAATAATTGAACCGACCGATTTGATAGTTTGATTTTCAGATTAGATATGCTTTTGACTAAATAATTTTTCTCTCAGTAATTGGTTAAGACTTTTTAGTCGAGATGTATTTGCAAAGAAAAACTCATTGTTGAATCGTTTGTTTAATTATCCCTAGATTTAGTCATATACTACACTGAATCAGAAACGTAGACAGACTCTCTAGTGTTTTTCttgatttattttctattaatggttttatataaaaatatgatttattaaaaacacTGTTGCTGATCGTTCTGGAAATAACATGAATTTCCTTTTATACCAACCGGCAATATGCGAAactttttttggtctaaatgttaaaaaatatgcGACTTTAATCTGATTCAAAACTACATAAagtcaaaaaataaaaagccaTATTGACTAAGCTTGTAATTAACTATATGCTATACTACTTTAATTTTTATGCTAGAATAAACAGTCTTTGGTTTTAACTTATGTTTTGAGATGTGCCATGTTAATGTTTTCTAGCATCGAGTCATTCATATCAACTATtgtatatctatattattaaaattaaaatacacaATAAAACTGTTTAGAAACTTGAATAGTAATCTTAATAAAGTTTGTTTGGATACACGGATAATAGTATTtattaattgtgttttcatatttaatttagtttaacaatttaattaattatattactttaataataatttacatattaattatattaccataataatgaTAATGcatttttatctattaattaatcaatattaactttgtgccaattataaaatcaaaaaatttaaataattaggtttgccatatgattaaacatttggtttaatttattttactaaaatatttttttattttagtttcaatcggtggaaaatCACATACCCAAAACATAattcaaagatatgtttttgtgaataaaataataacttaaatcaaaataattaaaatgcgCTGTAAATTattcactccatataattatttaactCTATTTCTATTTTGCCAAATATATTGAAAgagtttttattagtttataaaataaattatatatgaataatatctatctatttaggtacatgttaTTCTTTTCGgatattgtttttttgtattgGAATCAAGTTctgcttgaatattataaacttatgtgtagATTTTGAGTTGGGtcattctagatctggatgGATTcagttctgatgtataggaaccctaaaaatatctaactaaccaatgtatctaaaacggattcggatatttgtaacaaaaataaccatataaccttGATTCGATccatattttttgaataatattaattatattatgatacatctaaaatatataacagtaattgtaaaaataaatatcgatgtataaaaatgtaCGAACTAATATCCGCGCGGATGCACGGATCAATCTACGTCGACTTTTTAGTCATTATAATCCGAATATTAAATGAGGTATAACATGATACGTGAATTCTAAAAATAGTTGGGATCAAGTTAGTTGGTGTTCGGTGCATCGCATGTGGCGACATGAGTCCAACTGCAATTGCGTTAAGATTCGAATGCAAATACTTTATATaggtatatattatttaaaagtttattgGAAGGAGTTGTTTGTATACTTGTATTTAAATACGACATTtattttaaacccaaaaatcTACGTTACATCGATCTATTCTTTCATTGCCGTAAATTTGTGGTAATTACATTGGATAACAATGGACTAATTAGGGATCTAGTAAGAAATATATAAGCTGCATGATTAGTAAATAAAAACCATAGTTTCCCaatatagatataaaacaaaaattccGAAAACGATTTTATGTGGAGTTTTCATCAAAATATCAAAGAGATTTGTttcttagtcaaaaaaaaaatatcaaagagaTTTTAGTCACCGATCACTACTTTATATAATTCACAATTTCCAAAAGTGTACCTATCTTCTTAGTAGAAAAAcgttatttcaaaaaaaaaaaactttaagaaACGAAAAACATTTACCTATATTCTCAGTCATGTCGTGCATTTTCAACTTGTACCTAAggtagtttaatttttaaataattcacTGAAAGAAACttaagtttttgatttttgtgtAGAAACGTGATATATTTTTCCGATGATCCGGTAGTGGAATATAACGCCCTGACGATGATTTGACAGACGAGTGTTAGAGATCCAAGTGTTCTGGTCAGAATGGATCCAAGTGTTATCGTCAATACTCCATAGTGATCATAAGAGCATCTTTATTGCAATATTTCATCACAtcttatgaaaatataataaaaggaaaaaaggaaaaattaatGAGAGATGTGTTTTTTGGTTACTATGCAAAAAATGTTTTGGtgaattttgtatttattaaataaaatgtttgtgtactttaattaatatgtttgtttctttttatgtttttcatttctatgtttcatttttttcataataagtTCAAATTGTATATTgggtatctttttatttttaaataaaatttagtattacttttttatgttttcaatttaaaaattatttttaatgttttaaaaattattatatgttttaacattattaaattatataattattaagataCAGTTCTATATCCTTCCACTTATCCCACTACTAATTATTACTAAACTTCAtctcttatattattttattaatttttcacatCTAAGTTATATCTCCTCACTTATTCCATTAAGGATGCTCTAATGGATAAGTTAAAGAGTTCATTTTAGAAACAATTACACTCGGAACAGTTTCATGTTTTTTATAACACAATGAAACAGTTTTTGCTACTAGAACAGTTTCTTTTAACTAAACCATGCTATCTATTTCCTAACTAAATGAGTTAACTATAATTCTAAACTGACCACTACGGAATCTCTTGACATATCATGTGGCCATACGTGTTCCTAATCCTAGGTAATACTAGATTgcttatctatcttattaaaacagaaacattctcttggacttaacatttattttgtaagtttttaaattaaatacacttttatactttatagttaaacctacattaaataattaatgttcttttctttatactattatcaatgtttccaaacaatatacttatttctttatactactatcaatgtttccaaacgatatattttttatactactagcaatgtttccaaacaatacaataattaatcttagttattttatatctatcattttctctttaaaattttgtagaaacgtcataatttcataaattgcaaaataataaactttagaatttggattataagattacaaattatgaaactattataatttaaatcaaattagattacatatcggtcatccaacagttcaatcggttagtctcggattttaatgattttttttttaatatgaatattttaaaaacctaaattgaattgtcatatctccggattaaccggtataatcacaatcgggttgaattaaaaaacactgatttaaatgcaaaaatattctaaatacactctttaaatttaccaaaatatttgttgtaTTATTAGTGAagtttttcatcgtaaaatattccgcgcttccaaacgcgggtcaaaatctagttgtctTTATTGTTGCATCTCTAGCTAGGTCAAAAACCATGTAATAAAAATGAACTAGAATGCATAgggttttctaattttattaagaaatgtgaaataaaataaaaattgtagttaattttagtattaaatattattatattatgataTTAAATTGTGGTGagaattatatatttcttttaactttattcattttatagtttgaatatgtatttttttattacatatgtTCTAGTAAATGTTACTACTTCATAAATTTcgttatatttttgtaaaaaaaactaGCTTTTAAAACTTTACTTTTTAagatatatctttttatatctGAATGCGAAAAAATGATAATGAAATTTTTGTATGTTGTTTAAATTTAGAGACATATTTTAAGAAAGATAAGcacaaatacaaaacaacaaaacaaatgatTATTAATATTAACAATGGTGTATAAACTGAAATAGTAATAgtccataaaataaaaagaattggtGTAGAAGTTAACAAACTTTTTAGTTTTGTAACTAATCAAGTATTTTTGATAGAAATTATTATATGACCTGGTGTTTAGTGATGATTATCTATATCTCTCGCTATAATTGATTTTGAACAGAAATACACCTACTTAACACATAAATTGtagtaaaaatatttcttcATTCTATTGTTACAAAATCTTTGTAAAGAAAGAGTATATGGATTATCCATAAATATGGCTTGCATGTTTGTACATGTATAGACACTTTGAACATATGTTTGTTTCAATAggatttttataatattatttaggAAAATAGGATTTAGATTCCTATTAATATCATAATACCTCTAAAATTAATCAGTTAATAtgaatgaataataataataataataatagttgttttaatattaaaaaataaaaataaaaagaaataggtgggagaaaatatattatgaGATATTTAGTGTAGATTTAGGAAAAATTTAATCGATTGTGATTTgactataatatatatctatgttatGTAAAACACTGTAGAGTGTGTGAGAAAATTTATTCTTCTGTAGatataatataatgtaaaagGCAGAATAGACTACGACACATAAACATGAAAAGATAAATCGTAGAGTCATGGCTATAAATTGTAATCAAACTTAAATTAGACTAACGACATCTTGTTAGAATATAATCTAACAGATTTTAGCTTagataaaatatacaaaaataaatgtttgcgttatatatatctaagatagatatatgtataaaacttaatatttgattcctaaactaaatatattgtCAGAATGAGTATTCTATCACCAGTTAGAACATGCAATAAATTATGATTCTACTATCTTATAAAgaattttaacatataaatagtcatatttatatttccaataatttttatattttaagatttggTTTACTATTTCTCCTATTACAAAATGATAAAATACATccaaaatgatcaaaaatattaaaagctttatatagataaataaaagttgagaatgccaatttttttaagttttcctTAATTTAGTTGATTAAGATACTAATGAATTGGTCCAAATATGCCCATTTTCTAATTTTTCcttaattttgtttgttaagaTACTAATGAATTGGTCCAAATAGACATTTGTATACTAGGTTTCTGTAATGATTCTATTCTAATAGAATAGATAGAATAGATGAGAAGCTGTTGTTGAGTGAAAAAAGTTTCCAAAAGCTCAAGGCTCCCTCATACATGTAAAACATAACAACTATAAATTATGATCCATACAAGTTAAACTACTACCCTCCTAAACCGGTCTTTGTTAAGCTTAAACCAACGataacaacaacagcaacatcaACAAAAACAGATGCAGAACGAGGCCAAGTCCCATACATACAAACCACCCGCCCACTCaaccagataaaaaaaaagaaaaaaagaaaagacctTCCTTATTTTATAGAATTGACCAACAAGTCTAAGCTTCAGCCGAATTTTCCGGTTAGACTGCAAACCGAAATAGCAAACACAACCGCAACCACCCCCGCTTTGAAAAGCCCTCTGTATGAACCTCCCATAGCTGCAACCTTCTCGAATATGCTGCTCTTCCATCTCATGAAACTTCCACACCCCTTCGTTATAGTTTCCTCATCTGTATCCTTGACCTGCACGCATTTAATCACATTAAAAGTTAGAAAAAGAGTAAAAGTGTTCGTTCCACAACATATAAAGATTAAACCTCTTCTCACCTCTTGCTCGATACTGTTATGGTTAATCTGAAGACGCAGCCTTCTCGCCGCATTGCCCTGCATTGCAAACTGCTCAGCACCACCACCAGAGGCTTGCGCCCGTCGTGCCTTAATCTTGATTCCTGTTTCAGGCACGCCCTGCATTGCAAACTGCTCGGCACCACCACCAGGGGCTTGCGCCCGTCGTGCCCTAATCTTGATTCCTGTTTCAGACGCATTGCTACTTATCTTGTTGTTGCTTGTGTTGACAAGACTACGCGGCTCATATGTAATCTGTTCTGGCGTCGGCTGCACTACTACATGTTTCTGCTCTGGAAACTCGTAAGGAAACTCAAGAACCGAATCCAAGAGCTCAAACATAGATTGGTCGGTCTCGTTTGAAGCGTACTGAGTCTGAACATGAGCCCCATTCTGGTTACTGAACAGCTCGGTTACTCCGGATTGAAAACCGTTGAAAGAGGATCCAAGCTCAGATTGCAACGGAGAGAAAATATCGTAATCCGAAGTCTCCAACTCCAAATATGAGGTCCAATCGATATTGTCAAGCTGCTGATCAAAAAACAAAGTTCATAAGTTTACAATCCAGCTGTATCTATTTCTCCCACATCGGAAAGTTGAAGTAGattttaagtaatatataagagaaaTGGATCAATCTTAACATACATCGGAGGTTGTAACCTCAGGAGCAGAGATTTCACTCTGACACTCGCCAGAGACTGCAAGAGAAGATTCCGCGACATCAGAAGAAGGCTTTGTCTCTTCGGTTTTAGGGAAAGCCAGAGAAACCTCAGACACTTCAGTTGGAGATGAGACTGCTGGTTCGACTTCACATGACTTTACAGCATCTTCTGGAAGCACAACATCttgttttttaaacaatttgCATATGACAAATGGGTTCTGCAAAAACCAAAGAACCAAACCACAATCAGACAAAAGATTGAAACACACAAGTAATAATGTCATTCTGTACCTGGCCAGGATTAGTTCCATCAAGATCCTTCTCGGTTGCGCGATACTCGTGCATAATCCAACAGGTTCTTGTACCTTTAGGAGCACGACCTTTGTAGAACACAAGAGTCCTCTTAACGCCTATGATCTTCTTGCTGTTGCCTGATTTGACCATCCGGTCTTTCCCAGTCGCCTTCCAGTATCCAGCAACGGTGGCTCGATTCATCCTGCCCCCGCTCGGATACTTCCGGTCAAGCGGACAGAAGAAGAGCCACTCTGAGTCTGTTGTCTTCACCACAGACAAATCTGCAAACATCATCAAAGTGATCGCTTAATAGATGTGAATCAGAAAAGCTCACAAGTAACAATTAGATCGATCTGAGAATCTAAAGAAGAAGATACCAGGTAGATCCCATGGTTCCATTTTGCAGATATCGATGGCACGGATCACTCTGACGTCGTCATCACGGCCGTTGATCTTTTGACGGAGGTAGTAACGGACTAACTCCTCGTCCGTTGGACTGAATCTGAAACCCACCGGTAGTGAGTCAAGCGATAACACTTCCATAAGTCTTGATTCTCACCAGGTACGACTTTGAGGAGTTTCGAGCTCAAAGGAAGTGTATCAGAGATCCGATTCAAAAGTGTATCGAGAAGGAAAGAGAAACAGATTCCAGAATTTtacaaaaaagagagagaaaaaaagaagactCGATAAGATTTTGGTAaagtgaagaagatgagaagatGTGACACGATTTTGGTTCAGACAAGAGAGATAACGAAAAGCGATGAAAAAGCAGCGCGTGGAAATTGTTTGGTATTTATACACGCGCCACTTTCCAAGAAACAACAGAACCCCACGTTCGTTACGCGTAAGGGAAAATATGCAATTATCTGTTTTACCCCTAAAGCTGAGGATGAAAGTATCACAGGGCCACGGGGGTACATGAGTAAAGTTTGAGTGTGTCGGAAAGAGAGGTGTCAGCTAGCGAATCATAAGTTGACACGTAGATTGAGTAAAGGAAGCTTCGTTTAAGTTTTGTCCCAAGTTCCACGGCTCGACAGGTTTGGACAAGTAGCACATAACTgcaaatatgaaaatatatatgggCCAGAGAGTGAGCCAATCTTACTCTAGACTTTATTTTGTAAGCCCAACCAATGTGAACCCAATTttctaaatacaaaaaaaaaaatatcataaagtTCCATAGTAGTTAGATTTTCAACTGGAAAGTAAACAAGGTCAACATCTCTTACAGTTCAGAAGACTAGcaatattttaaaactacagAAAATACATCGGTTGAAAATGCTAAAGAACAGTGACAGAGAAAACAACTTTTCAACCACAGGAAAATCTTCTTAAATAGTTGCAAAACCCCTTAAAGAAGAGATATTGACACGGACGTGGGGTGAACACCTGAAAAAGGTGGATGAGACAGTAGCTGTTCCACCAGAGAAGGTTGAGGTGGTTGCTAACGAAGCTAACGCACCAGAGAATATTGCGGTGGATGCACGAGAAAACGTAGTGCATGCAACTGAACTAGTTGTGAAACAGAAAGGAGGTGAACCTCTTGTGGctgtttgatttaaaaatcaatatatacaatactaaaaggagaataagATCAATAGATAGTGTGTCCACGTCAGATAGAAAAATCGTCCAATAGGGAAGTCGTTTTTTGCCACGTCAGACGTCGAGTTACATTTCTTTTTGTGGGCTTCTCTCTTTCATCTGAGCCTTTCATCTTCGTCTTCGTCGTTTCTTCTTCTCTAACCGATCGACGAACAATCCAATCTCTTCTCCACGTTTTCATGCAATCAATCCTCCGTTTCTTACATTTATGGCCTCCTTTAACCTTCCTCCCTCTGGATGTGTATATAAATCTATACTTCCGTGTTTGATCTCCGTTAAAATTGGTGATTTTCTCTCTAAAACCTATTGCGATGAATCCTGACGGCAAATCCAACGTTTCCGGCGATTCTATTCCGACGAAAGAAAACGGCAAAGCCTCTGTCTCCTCACCCGTTCAGATCAATCGTCTCGGAGATTCCGGAGGAGACTCCATCGTGTCGACCAAAGTTACCGGTCAAACCGGTGTCTCCTCAACTGGTGTCTCTTCCGCTCCTCGGGTTAAGCCAAACGTCAAGACGGTTTCCCCTCCGCCAAAGGTGACGACGTCAGCTCCGGTGGATCCTCTGCAAATCCGATAGAAGCAAATCCAAAGACCTGTGTCTCATCCGCCATTCAAGATTTTGTATGTGCCAAAGAAATGGAAGCCTCCTCGACAATGTGTTGTTTCAAGTTTCCGAACACCGCGACGCCTATGGCGGTAATTTATGAACTATTATGTTTGTAGCGATTAAGATTTGTGATAGTGTGAATACATATAGTGATAAGATGATGGATCGTTGATCATCTACCATGGTCTTGATATTAGGGTTTGCTGTTTTTAACCACATAGTTTCTCTGTTGGTGGAATCAGGAGTTAATATCAATGTCTGGAACTACCATGGACAGGTGATAGCGCTCTTGATTCTGGAAACAGACGGCTATCATGCAAGCTTGCCAAAATCACTGGGAAGTCATTTTGATTCCCACTTTTTTGTGCTAATGTAAGCATTTGATAAACTCTTATTCTCACAGATTGACACAGTGATTGTATTTGATTATTTGGGTCGATAGATTCACAGATCAGATAACCTAAGCAGCTCTGCATCTCGCTGCTCGAAATATTTTGATAGTGTTTCGAAAGAGTTAATGATTATGGCTTCAGTAGACATGATTAGCTGAAGATGTCTTTCAACCATGAAGTGATAAACAGAGCATTAGATGGAGAAACAGACACAAAGAGACAGTGCAGTTGCTCTTGAATTTGGGAGCTTCAGTTGCTCAAGTCACTGTGGAAGATGGAACCACAATATATCTTAAAGGTTATTATCATATTACATGCTGAGATTTTTAAGAGAGAAACTTAACTCTAGCTTATTGTTTCCCTTTGTCTCTCTCTGGTTTTGTATTTAACAACTTTCCCTTCTGCAGTTGTTCACGACGCCAAAAACACAATCTCGAGAAACACAGAGGATAAGGCAGGGCAAGAGGCTGGGTATTGATATCGACGGGATCTGATCCTGTAGAAGCTGTCGTAGAGAGACCACACAGACGATGGATGCTGCTACCACCCTTGACTTGAAATAGCGTGAGAAGTTTTGATCCATGTTTTGCATTCTGCTTCAGACAGCTTCTAGGTTTGTTTGGCTCTGAAGTTTAGATATGTTTAGCTAAATAGGATAGGACACTCATTAAATCTCCAGAGAACTTAGTTAAGTCACAAGTGTATAGTCATCAGCTTATAAATCCTTAGGAGTAGCATATTCAGGATTTTTTTGAATTGCTACTTTATTTCTGTTTGGAATCATTTTCTTCGCAGATATGAACATTGTGTATGGAACAGAGTACTTCACATGTCTCTGGTTTCCTGAAGATGGTGAACCCAAAGGTGAATACACAGCGAGAATCTCCACTCCCGGTGCTGTTACATCCAGCTGCATTTCAATCAACCTTTTGTCTCTCACATccatatttgtaaataaaaatcgaacaaagataaaacataaaacagtATGACAGTCACCTTAAGAAGGTCAACAGCGATGGGGTTTGGACCACGAGAAGAGAAGGAAGCAACTTTAGGAGCTTTCTGATTAAAGACCTCAGTTTTTAGAACAGTGCCTTGCGCGAACCTCAAGATAACAAACGTAGATATATCAGcaggacaaaaaaaaatttctgagCAGATGTTAAATGCATGAAACAAAGAGAGTTGTTACTTTGT
It encodes:
- the LOC108852865 gene encoding uncharacterized protein LOC108852865 isoform X2, producing the protein MEASSTMCCFKFPNTATPMAVIALLILETDGYHASLPKSLGSHFDSHFFVLIDKQSIRWRNRHKETVQLLLNLGASVAQVTVEDGTTIYLKVVHDAKNTISRNTEDKAGQEAGY
- the LOC108855146 gene encoding NAC domain-containing protein 91 isoform X2; the protein is MEVLSLDSLPVGFRFSPTDEELVRYYLRQKINGRDDDVRVIRAIDICKMEPWDLPDLSVVKTTDSEWLFFCPLDRKYPSGGRMNRATVAGYWKATGKDRMVKSGNSKKIIGVKRTLVFYKGRAPKGTRTCWIMHEYRATEKDLDGTNPGQNPFVICKLFKKQDVVLPEDAVKSCEVEPAVSSPTEVSEVSLAFPKTEETKPSSDVAESSLAVSGECQSEISAPEVTTSDLDNIDWTSYLELETSDYDIFSPLQSELGSSFNGFQSGVTELFSNQNGAHVQTQYASNETDQSMFELLDSVLEFPYEFPEQKHVVVQPTPEQITYEPRSLVNTSNNKISSNASETGIKIRARRAQAPGGGAEQFAMQGVPETGIKIKARRAQASGGGAEQFAMQGNAARRLRLQINHNSIEQEVKDTDEETITKGCGSFMRWKSSIFEKVAAMGGSYRGLFKAGVVAVVFAISVCSLTGKFG
- the LOC108852865 gene encoding E3 ubiquitin-protein ligase XBAT32-like isoform X1, with product MCQRNGSLLDNVLFQVSEHRDAYGGVNINVWNYHGQVIALLILETDGYHASLPKSLGSHFDSHFFVLIDKQSIRWRNRHKETVQLLLNLGASVAQVTVEDGTTIYLKVVHDAKNTISRNTEDKAGQEAGY
- the LOC108855146 gene encoding NAC domain-containing protein 91 isoform X1, whose amino-acid sequence is MEVLSLDSLPVGFRFSPTDEELVRYYLRQKINGRDDDVRVIRAIDICKMEPWDLPDLSVVKTTDSEWLFFCPLDRKYPSGGRMNRATVAGYWKATGKDRMVKSGNSKKIIGVKRTLVFYKGRAPKGTRTCWIMHEYRATEKDLDGTNPGQNPFVICKLFKKQDVVLPEDAVKSCEVEPAVSSPTEVSEVSLAFPKTEETKPSSDVAESSLAVSGECQSEISAPEVTTSDQLDNIDWTSYLELETSDYDIFSPLQSELGSSFNGFQSGVTELFSNQNGAHVQTQYASNETDQSMFELLDSVLEFPYEFPEQKHVVVQPTPEQITYEPRSLVNTSNNKISSNASETGIKIRARRAQAPGGGAEQFAMQGVPETGIKIKARRAQASGGGAEQFAMQGNAARRLRLQINHNSIEQEVKDTDEETITKGCGSFMRWKSSIFEKVAAMGGSYRGLFKAGVVAVVFAISVCSLTGKFG